A section of the Bos indicus isolate NIAB-ARS_2022 breed Sahiwal x Tharparkar chromosome 26, NIAB-ARS_B.indTharparkar_mat_pri_1.0, whole genome shotgun sequence genome encodes:
- the PDZD7 gene encoding PDZ domain-containing protein 7 isoform X1 has protein sequence MAHGFAVGFNPLGLGDLSSSSLSSLSSRGHLGSESGSATRYLLRKQRLLNGPHRGIRASSPMGRVILINSPIEANSDESDIIHAVRVEKSPAGRLGFSVRGGSEHGLGIFVSKVEEGSSAERAGLCVGDKITEVNGLSLESTTMGSAVKVLTGSSRLHMMVRRMGRVPGIKFSKEKTTWVDVVNRRLVVEKCSSTPSESSSEDGARRIVHLYTTSDDFCLGFNIRGGKEFGLGIYVSKVDHGGLAEENGIKVGDQVLAANGVGFDDISHSQAVEVLKGQTHIMLTVKETGRYPAYKEMVSEYCWLDRLSNGVLQQLSPTSESSSSVSSFTSSAPYSSAEGSLPSDRMDVCLGPEEPGSWGPGWGRADTAMQTEPDAGSLVETWCSVRPTVILRDTAIRSDDPPPTRHLDSALSESPKTALLLALSRPRPPITRSQSHLTLWEEKKQRRKEKSGSPGEKGALQRSKTLMNLFFKGGRQGRLAGDGHREAWTLDSRSPAKPRPRLDLEKVLWLLLSLLQRLLFFSLCPEAGGVGPVQKFVTWRLRRDRERGRALLSARSGSPSSHLPNVDERVQAWESRRPLIQDLARRLLTDDEVLAVTRHCSRYVHEGGVEDLVRPLLAILDRPAKLLLLRDIRSVVAPTDLGRFDSMVMPVELEAFEALKSQAVRPPALRPTRQDTRPKRHLITPVPDSRGGFYLLPVNGFSEEEDDGELRERLGGLQVSLGASVPCHPHKGIPPLQDVPVDAFTPCRGACTPPPRPPPVAPRPPRPNWLLTEPLTLEDPRQSRSQGPAQSRSRGRGKSPGRRRSPSPAPIPTPSTANGCYHKPRKARPPLPRPMDGQVAKAGGGQGPSENGTGRTAEETAMKVPSGELRTVTLSKMKQSLGISISGGIESKVQPMVKIEKIFPGGAAFLSGALQAGFELVAVDGESLEQVTHQRAVDTIRRAYRNKAREPMELVVRVPKPGPLPLPSDSSALNEQRLPADHSPAH, from the exons ATGGCACATGGTTTTGCAGTGGGCTTCAACCCGCTGGGTCTTGGAGACCTAAGCTCCAGCTCTCTGAGCTCCCTCTCCTCCCGAGGCCACCTGGGCAGCGAGTCGGGCTCCGCAACACGATATCTGCTGAGAAAGCAACGGCTGCTGAATGGGCCCCACCGTGGAATCCGAGCCTCATCGCCCATGGGCCGAGTCATCCTCATCAACTCCCCTATCGAAG CCAACAGCGATGAAAGTGACATCATCCATGCAGTTCGAGTGGAGAAGAGTCCAGCTGGGAGGCTGGGGTTCAGTGTGCGGGGCGGCTCTGAGCACGGCCTGGGCATCTTCGTCAGCAAAGTGGAGGAGGGGAGCAGTGCAG AGCGGGCTGGCTTGTGCGTGGGGGACAAGATCACCGAGGTGAATGGGCTGAGCCTGGAGAGCACCACAATGGGCAGCGCTGTGAAGGTGCTGACTGGCAGCAGCCGCCTGCACATGATGGTGAGACGCATGGGCCGCGTGCCGGGCATCAAGTTCTCCAAGGAGAAGACCACATG GGTGGATGTGGTCAATCGGCGACTGGTGGTAGAAAAGTGCAGCTCAACACCCTCCGAAAGCAGCTCAGAGGACGGTGCACGGCGCATCGTCCACCTCTACACAACCTCCGATGACTTCTGCCTGGGCTTCAACATCCGTGGGGGCAAGGAGTTTGGCCTGGGCATCTATGTGTCCAA AGTGGACCACGGTGGACTGGCCGAGGAGAACGGCATCAAGGTGGGAGACCAGGTCCTGGCGGCCAACGGTGTCGGGTTCGACGACATCAGCCACAGCCAGGCCGTGGAGGTGCTGAAGGGTCAGACACACATCATGCTGACCGTCAAG GAGACCGGCCGGTACCCTGCCTACAAGGAGATGGTCTCTGAGTACTGTTGGCTGGACCGAC TGAGCAACGGGGTGCTGCAGCAGCTGTCCCCCACCTCGGAGAGCAGCTCCAGCGTCTCCTCCTTCACCTCCAGTGCCCCCTACAGCTCGGCCGAGGGCTCCCTGCCCTCGGACCGCATGGATGTCTGCCTGGGGCCTGAGGAGCCCGGCAGCTGGGGCCCGGGCTGGGGGCGGGCGGACACAGCCATGCAGACGGAGCCCGATGCGGGGAGCCTCGTGGAGACCTGGTGCAGCGTGCGGCCCACAGTCATCCTCAGGGACACCGCCATCCGTTCCGACGACCCGCCACCCACCCGCCACCTTGACTCTGCACTCTCTGAGTCCCCCAAGACTGCTCTGTTGCTGGCCCTCAGCCGACCCCGGCCCCCCATCACCCGCTCCCAGAGCCACCTGACCTTGTGGG AGGAGAAGAAGCAGCGGAGGAAGGAGAAGTCAGGGTCCCCTGGGGAGAAGGGGGCCCTGCAGCGCTCCAAGACCCTGATGAACCTCTTCTTCAAGGGAGGGCGGCAGGGGCGGCTGGCAGGGGATGGGCACAGAGAGGCCTGGACGCTGGACAGCAGGAGCCCAGCCAAGCCCCGCCCTCGCCTGGACCTGGAGAAAG TTCTCTGGCtactcctctccctccttcagaggctcctctttttctctctgtgcccTGAAG cAGGGGGAGTGGGGCCCGTGCAGAAGTTTGTCACCTGGAGGCTGAGACGTG ACCGGGAGAGGGGTCGGGCTCTGCTCTCTGCCAGGTCTGGGAGCCCCTCCAGCCACCTGCCCAATGTGGATGAGCGGGTGCAGGCCTGGGAGAGCCGTCGGCCCCTGATTCAGGACCTGGCCCGGCGATTGCTGACCGATGATGAGGTGCTGGCTGTCACCCGCCACTGCTCCCGG TACGTGCATGAGGGCGGCGTGGAGGACCTAGTGAGGCCCCTGCTGGCCATTCTGGACAGGCCggcaaagctgctgctgctgagggaCATCAG GAGTGTGGTGGCCCCCACAGACCTGGGTCGCTTCGACAGCATGGTGATGCCTGTGGAGCTGGAGGCTTTTGAGGCCCTCAAGAGTCAGGCAG TTCGGCCTCCTGCCTTGAGACCCACCCGACAAGACACACGACCCAAGCGTCACCTCATCACTCCCGTGCCTG ACAGTCGTGGTGGCTTCTACCTGCTTCCTGTGAACGGCTTCTCAGAAGAGGAAGATGATGGGGAGCTGAGGGAGCGGCTGGGGGGCCTCCAGGTCTCCCTGGGTGCCTCTGTCCCCTGCCACCCTCATAAAGGGATCCCCCCTCTCCAAGACGTGCCAGTAGATGCCTTCACCCCATGCCGAGGTGCCTGCACACCCCCTCCTCGGCCACCTCCCGTGGCTCCCCGGCCCCCAAGGCCTAACTGGCTGCTGACCGAACCGTTGACCCTAGAGGACCCTCGGCAGAGCCGGAGCCAGGGCCCAGCCCAGAGCCGCAGCCGGGGCCGAGGCAAGTCCCCCGGCCGCAGGCGTTCGCCATCCCCGGCACCCATCCCCACTCCCAGCACAGCCAATGGGTGTTACCACAAGCCTCGGAAAGCCAGGCCCCCTCTGCCACGACCTATGGATGGGCAGGTGGCCAAGGCAGGGGGCGGTCAAGGGCCCTCTGAGAATGGAACTGGCAGGACAGCTGAGGAGACAGCCATGAAGGTCCCTAGTGGGGAGCTGAGGACGGTCACACTGTCCAAGATGAAACAGTCCTTGG GCATCAGCATTTCTGGGGGCATTGAGTCCAAGGTACAGCCCATGGTGAAGATAGAAAAGATCTTCCCCGGGGGCGCCGCCTTCCTCAGCGGGGCCCTTCAG gctGGCTTCGAGCTTGTGGCCGTGGATGGAGAGAGCCTGGAGCAGGTGACGCACCAGCGGGCAGTAGATACCATCCGCCGGGCTTATCGAAACAAGGCTCGGGAGCCCATGGAGCTTGTGGTCAGGGTCCCCAAGCCCGGCCCACTGCCCTTGCCCTCTGACTCGTCAGCCCTCAATGAACAGCGGCTTCCTGCTGACCATTCCCCTGCCCACTGA
- the PDZD7 gene encoding PDZ domain-containing protein 7 isoform X3 — protein MAHGFAVGFNPLGLGDLSSSSLSSLSSRGHLGSESGSATRYLLRKQRLLNGPHRGIRASSPMGRVILINSPIEANSDESDIIHAVRVEKSPAGRLGFSVRGGSEHGLGIFVSKVEEGSSAERAGLCVGDKITEVNGLSLESTTMGSAVKVLTGSSRLHMMVRRMGRVPGIKFSKEKTTWVDVVNRRLVVEKCSSTPSESSSEDGARRIVHLYTTSDDFCLGFNIRGGKEFGLGIYVSKVDHGGLAEENGIKVGDQVLAANGVGFDDISHSQAVEVLKGQTHIMLTVKETGRYPAYKEMVSEYCWLDRLSNGVLQQLSPTSESSSSVSSFTSSAPYSSAEGSLPSDRMDVCLGPEEPGSWGPGWGRADTAMQTEPDAGSLVETWCSVRPTVILRDTAIRSDDPPPTRHLDSALSESPKTALLLALSRPRPPITRSQSHLTLWEEKKQRRKEKSGSPGEKGALQRSKTLMNLFFKGGRQGRLAGDGHREAWTLDSRSPAKPRPRLDLEKVLWLLLSLLQRLLFFSLCPEAGGVGPVQKFVTWRLRRDRERGRALLSARSGSPSSHLPNVDERVQAWESRRPLIQDLARRLLTDDEVLAVTRHCSRYVHEGGVEDLVRPLLAILDRPAKLLLLRDIRSVVAPTDLGRFDSMVMPVELEAFEALKSQAVRPPALRPTRQDTRPKRHLITPVPGLRGFRDTCGVVP, from the exons ATGGCACATGGTTTTGCAGTGGGCTTCAACCCGCTGGGTCTTGGAGACCTAAGCTCCAGCTCTCTGAGCTCCCTCTCCTCCCGAGGCCACCTGGGCAGCGAGTCGGGCTCCGCAACACGATATCTGCTGAGAAAGCAACGGCTGCTGAATGGGCCCCACCGTGGAATCCGAGCCTCATCGCCCATGGGCCGAGTCATCCTCATCAACTCCCCTATCGAAG CCAACAGCGATGAAAGTGACATCATCCATGCAGTTCGAGTGGAGAAGAGTCCAGCTGGGAGGCTGGGGTTCAGTGTGCGGGGCGGCTCTGAGCACGGCCTGGGCATCTTCGTCAGCAAAGTGGAGGAGGGGAGCAGTGCAG AGCGGGCTGGCTTGTGCGTGGGGGACAAGATCACCGAGGTGAATGGGCTGAGCCTGGAGAGCACCACAATGGGCAGCGCTGTGAAGGTGCTGACTGGCAGCAGCCGCCTGCACATGATGGTGAGACGCATGGGCCGCGTGCCGGGCATCAAGTTCTCCAAGGAGAAGACCACATG GGTGGATGTGGTCAATCGGCGACTGGTGGTAGAAAAGTGCAGCTCAACACCCTCCGAAAGCAGCTCAGAGGACGGTGCACGGCGCATCGTCCACCTCTACACAACCTCCGATGACTTCTGCCTGGGCTTCAACATCCGTGGGGGCAAGGAGTTTGGCCTGGGCATCTATGTGTCCAA AGTGGACCACGGTGGACTGGCCGAGGAGAACGGCATCAAGGTGGGAGACCAGGTCCTGGCGGCCAACGGTGTCGGGTTCGACGACATCAGCCACAGCCAGGCCGTGGAGGTGCTGAAGGGTCAGACACACATCATGCTGACCGTCAAG GAGACCGGCCGGTACCCTGCCTACAAGGAGATGGTCTCTGAGTACTGTTGGCTGGACCGAC TGAGCAACGGGGTGCTGCAGCAGCTGTCCCCCACCTCGGAGAGCAGCTCCAGCGTCTCCTCCTTCACCTCCAGTGCCCCCTACAGCTCGGCCGAGGGCTCCCTGCCCTCGGACCGCATGGATGTCTGCCTGGGGCCTGAGGAGCCCGGCAGCTGGGGCCCGGGCTGGGGGCGGGCGGACACAGCCATGCAGACGGAGCCCGATGCGGGGAGCCTCGTGGAGACCTGGTGCAGCGTGCGGCCCACAGTCATCCTCAGGGACACCGCCATCCGTTCCGACGACCCGCCACCCACCCGCCACCTTGACTCTGCACTCTCTGAGTCCCCCAAGACTGCTCTGTTGCTGGCCCTCAGCCGACCCCGGCCCCCCATCACCCGCTCCCAGAGCCACCTGACCTTGTGGG AGGAGAAGAAGCAGCGGAGGAAGGAGAAGTCAGGGTCCCCTGGGGAGAAGGGGGCCCTGCAGCGCTCCAAGACCCTGATGAACCTCTTCTTCAAGGGAGGGCGGCAGGGGCGGCTGGCAGGGGATGGGCACAGAGAGGCCTGGACGCTGGACAGCAGGAGCCCAGCCAAGCCCCGCCCTCGCCTGGACCTGGAGAAAG TTCTCTGGCtactcctctccctccttcagaggctcctctttttctctctgtgcccTGAAG cAGGGGGAGTGGGGCCCGTGCAGAAGTTTGTCACCTGGAGGCTGAGACGTG ACCGGGAGAGGGGTCGGGCTCTGCTCTCTGCCAGGTCTGGGAGCCCCTCCAGCCACCTGCCCAATGTGGATGAGCGGGTGCAGGCCTGGGAGAGCCGTCGGCCCCTGATTCAGGACCTGGCCCGGCGATTGCTGACCGATGATGAGGTGCTGGCTGTCACCCGCCACTGCTCCCGG TACGTGCATGAGGGCGGCGTGGAGGACCTAGTGAGGCCCCTGCTGGCCATTCTGGACAGGCCggcaaagctgctgctgctgagggaCATCAG GAGTGTGGTGGCCCCCACAGACCTGGGTCGCTTCGACAGCATGGTGATGCCTGTGGAGCTGGAGGCTTTTGAGGCCCTCAAGAGTCAGGCAG TTCGGCCTCCTGCCTTGAGACCCACCCGACAAGACACACGACCCAAGCGTCACCTCATCACTCCCGTGCCTG GACTTCGTGGCTTCAGAGATACGTGTGGTGTGGTTCCCTGA
- the PDZD7 gene encoding PDZ domain-containing protein 7 isoform X2: protein MAHGFAVGFNPLGLGDLSSSSLSSLSSRGHLGSESGSATRYLLRKQRLLNGPHRGIRASSPMGRVILINSPIEANSDESDIIHAVRVEKSPAGRLGFSVRGGSEHGLGIFVSKVEEGSSAERAGLCVGDKITEVNGLSLESTTMGSAVKVLTGSSRLHMMVRRMGRVPGIKFSKEKTTWVDVVNRRLVVEKCSSTPSESSSEDGARRIVHLYTTSDDFCLGFNIRGGKEFGLGIYVSKRPAGTLPTRRWSLSTVGWTDSFPSAHPSLLSVEEKKQRRKEKSGSPGEKGALQRSKTLMNLFFKGGRQGRLAGDGHREAWTLDSRSPAKPRPRLDLEKVLWLLLSLLQRLLFFSLCPEAGGVGPVQKFVTWRLRRDRERGRALLSARSGSPSSHLPNVDERVQAWESRRPLIQDLARRLLTDDEVLAVTRHCSRYVHEGGVEDLVRPLLAILDRPAKLLLLRDIRSVVAPTDLGRFDSMVMPVELEAFEALKSQAVRPPALRPTRQDTRPKRHLITPVPDSRGGFYLLPVNGFSEEEDDGELRERLGGLQVSLGASVPCHPHKGIPPLQDVPVDAFTPCRGACTPPPRPPPVAPRPPRPNWLLTEPLTLEDPRQSRSQGPAQSRSRGRGKSPGRRRSPSPAPIPTPSTANGCYHKPRKARPPLPRPMDGQVAKAGGGQGPSENGTGRTAEETAMKVPSGELRTVTLSKMKQSLGISISGGIESKVQPMVKIEKIFPGGAAFLSGALQAGFELVAVDGESLEQVTHQRAVDTIRRAYRNKAREPMELVVRVPKPGPLPLPSDSSALNEQRLPADHSPAH from the exons ATGGCACATGGTTTTGCAGTGGGCTTCAACCCGCTGGGTCTTGGAGACCTAAGCTCCAGCTCTCTGAGCTCCCTCTCCTCCCGAGGCCACCTGGGCAGCGAGTCGGGCTCCGCAACACGATATCTGCTGAGAAAGCAACGGCTGCTGAATGGGCCCCACCGTGGAATCCGAGCCTCATCGCCCATGGGCCGAGTCATCCTCATCAACTCCCCTATCGAAG CCAACAGCGATGAAAGTGACATCATCCATGCAGTTCGAGTGGAGAAGAGTCCAGCTGGGAGGCTGGGGTTCAGTGTGCGGGGCGGCTCTGAGCACGGCCTGGGCATCTTCGTCAGCAAAGTGGAGGAGGGGAGCAGTGCAG AGCGGGCTGGCTTGTGCGTGGGGGACAAGATCACCGAGGTGAATGGGCTGAGCCTGGAGAGCACCACAATGGGCAGCGCTGTGAAGGTGCTGACTGGCAGCAGCCGCCTGCACATGATGGTGAGACGCATGGGCCGCGTGCCGGGCATCAAGTTCTCCAAGGAGAAGACCACATG GGTGGATGTGGTCAATCGGCGACTGGTGGTAGAAAAGTGCAGCTCAACACCCTCCGAAAGCAGCTCAGAGGACGGTGCACGGCGCATCGTCCACCTCTACACAACCTCCGATGACTTCTGCCTGGGCTTCAACATCCGTGGGGGCAAGGAGTTTGGCCTGGGCATCTATGTGTCCAA GAGACCGGCCGGTACCCTGCCTACAAGGAGATGGTCTCTGAGTACTGTTGGCTGGACCGAC TCCTTCCCTtctgcccacccctccctcctgTCTGTAGAGGAGAAGAAGCAGCGGAGGAAGGAGAAGTCAGGGTCCCCTGGGGAGAAGGGGGCCCTGCAGCGCTCCAAGACCCTGATGAACCTCTTCTTCAAGGGAGGGCGGCAGGGGCGGCTGGCAGGGGATGGGCACAGAGAGGCCTGGACGCTGGACAGCAGGAGCCCAGCCAAGCCCCGCCCTCGCCTGGACCTGGAGAAAG TTCTCTGGCtactcctctccctccttcagaggctcctctttttctctctgtgcccTGAAG cAGGGGGAGTGGGGCCCGTGCAGAAGTTTGTCACCTGGAGGCTGAGACGTG ACCGGGAGAGGGGTCGGGCTCTGCTCTCTGCCAGGTCTGGGAGCCCCTCCAGCCACCTGCCCAATGTGGATGAGCGGGTGCAGGCCTGGGAGAGCCGTCGGCCCCTGATTCAGGACCTGGCCCGGCGATTGCTGACCGATGATGAGGTGCTGGCTGTCACCCGCCACTGCTCCCGG TACGTGCATGAGGGCGGCGTGGAGGACCTAGTGAGGCCCCTGCTGGCCATTCTGGACAGGCCggcaaagctgctgctgctgagggaCATCAG GAGTGTGGTGGCCCCCACAGACCTGGGTCGCTTCGACAGCATGGTGATGCCTGTGGAGCTGGAGGCTTTTGAGGCCCTCAAGAGTCAGGCAG TTCGGCCTCCTGCCTTGAGACCCACCCGACAAGACACACGACCCAAGCGTCACCTCATCACTCCCGTGCCTG ACAGTCGTGGTGGCTTCTACCTGCTTCCTGTGAACGGCTTCTCAGAAGAGGAAGATGATGGGGAGCTGAGGGAGCGGCTGGGGGGCCTCCAGGTCTCCCTGGGTGCCTCTGTCCCCTGCCACCCTCATAAAGGGATCCCCCCTCTCCAAGACGTGCCAGTAGATGCCTTCACCCCATGCCGAGGTGCCTGCACACCCCCTCCTCGGCCACCTCCCGTGGCTCCCCGGCCCCCAAGGCCTAACTGGCTGCTGACCGAACCGTTGACCCTAGAGGACCCTCGGCAGAGCCGGAGCCAGGGCCCAGCCCAGAGCCGCAGCCGGGGCCGAGGCAAGTCCCCCGGCCGCAGGCGTTCGCCATCCCCGGCACCCATCCCCACTCCCAGCACAGCCAATGGGTGTTACCACAAGCCTCGGAAAGCCAGGCCCCCTCTGCCACGACCTATGGATGGGCAGGTGGCCAAGGCAGGGGGCGGTCAAGGGCCCTCTGAGAATGGAACTGGCAGGACAGCTGAGGAGACAGCCATGAAGGTCCCTAGTGGGGAGCTGAGGACGGTCACACTGTCCAAGATGAAACAGTCCTTGG GCATCAGCATTTCTGGGGGCATTGAGTCCAAGGTACAGCCCATGGTGAAGATAGAAAAGATCTTCCCCGGGGGCGCCGCCTTCCTCAGCGGGGCCCTTCAG gctGGCTTCGAGCTTGTGGCCGTGGATGGAGAGAGCCTGGAGCAGGTGACGCACCAGCGGGCAGTAGATACCATCCGCCGGGCTTATCGAAACAAGGCTCGGGAGCCCATGGAGCTTGTGGTCAGGGTCCCCAAGCCCGGCCCACTGCCCTTGCCCTCTGACTCGTCAGCCCTCAATGAACAGCGGCTTCCTGCTGACCATTCCCCTGCCCACTGA